A region of Salvelinus alpinus chromosome 24, SLU_Salpinus.1, whole genome shotgun sequence DNA encodes the following proteins:
- the LOC139552315 gene encoding LIM/homeobox protein Lhx3-like isoform X3: protein MDRHNERNSPKGAPNNTEILFALLAQSEELRKEIPVCAGCNQHIVDRFILKVLDRHWHSKCLKCSDCQSQLADKCFSREDRVYCKEDFFKRFGTKCAACQQGIPPTQVVRRAQDFVYHLHCFACIVCKRQLATGDEYYLMEDSRLVCKADYETAKQREADSTAKRPRTTITAKQLETLKNAYNNSPKPARHVREQLSSETGLDMRVVQVWFQNRRAKEKRLKKDAGRQRWGQYFRNMKRSRGSSKSDKDSIQEEGMDSDAEVSFTDEPPMSELSHSNGIYSGLSESSLAMGGRQESSHGPFPLEHGVLQSQDQYHNIRSSSPYGLPQSPGSLQALPRHQPPISSLVYPDSGLSIMTQGGAPGLNPGMRGVLGGANGPSSDLSTGSSGGYPDFPASPASWLDEVDHGQF from the exons aGATTCCTGTATGCGCGGGCTGTAATCAACACATCGTGGACCGCTTCATCCTCAAAGTGCTGGACCGCCATTGGCACAGCAAGTGCCTGAAATGCAGCGACTGCCAATCCCAACTAGCGGACAAGTGCTTCAGCCGGGAAGATAGAGTCTACTGCAAAGAAGACTTTTTTAA GAGATTTGGGACCAAATGCGCCGCGTGTCAGCAAGGTATTCCGCCGACGCAAGTGGTGAGGAGAGCGCAGGATTTCGTGTACCACCTGCACTGCTTCGCGTGCATCGTGTGCAAAAGGCAGCTCGCGACAGGTGACGAGTACTACTTGATGGAAGACAGCAGACTCGTGTGCAAGGCTGACTACGAAACCGCCaaacagagag AGGCAGACTCAACAGCGAAAAGGCCACGAACGACTATCACCGCCAAACAGCTCGAGACCCTGAAAAACGCTTACAACAACTCTCCAAAACCTGCCCGCCACGTCCGAGAACAGCTATCGTCAGAAACCGGCCTAGATATGCGTGTTGTTCAG GTCTGGTTTCAGAACAGGCGAGCAAAAGAGAAGAGGCTGAAGAAGGATGCAGGCAGACAGAGGTGGGGACAGTACTTCCGCAACATGAAGAGGTCGCGAGGCAGTTCAAAATCAGACAAGGACAGTATCCAGGAGGAGGGCATGGACAGCGACGCTGAGGTCTCCTTTACAG ATGAGCCACCCATGTCGGAGCTCAGCCACTCCAACGGCATCTACAGTGGCCTGAGCGAGTCGTCCCTGGCCATGGGGGGCCGCCAGGAGAGCAGCCACGGCCCCTTCCCCCTAGAGCATGGAGTCCTCCAGTCCCAGGACCAGTACCACAACATCCGCTCCAGCAGCCCCTACGGCCTACCCCAGTCTCCAGGCTCGCTTCAGGCCCTGCCCAGGCACCAgccccccatctccagcctggtCTACCCTGACTCCGGCCTGTCCATCATGACCCAAGGCGGGGCCCCCGGGCTGAACCCAGGCATGAGAGGAGTGTTGGGTGGCGCTAACGGCCCCAGCTCGGATCTGTCTACTGGCAGCAGTGGGGGCTACCCAGACTTCCCAGCGAGCCCGGCTTCCTGGTTGGATGAAGTGGACCACGGCCAGTTTTGA
- the LOC139552315 gene encoding LIM/homeobox protein Lhx3-like isoform X2 — translation MLLEHPGSSCQNPGNFSRHSAGQEIPVCAGCNQHIVDRFILKVLDRHWHSKCLKCSDCQSQLADKCFSREDRVYCKEDFFKFGTKCAACQQGIPPTQVVRRAQDFVYHLHCFACIVCKRQLATGDEYYLMEDSRLVCKADYETAKQREADSTAKRPRTTITAKQLETLKNAYNNSPKPARHVREQLSSETGLDMRVVQVWFQNRRAKEKRLKKDAGRQRWGQYFRNMKRSRGSSKSDKDSIQEEGMDSDAEVSFTDEPPMSELSHSNGIYSGLSESSLAMGGRQESSHGPFPLEHGVLQSQDQYHNIRSSSPYGLPQSPGSLQALPRHQPPISSLVYPDSGLSIMTQGGAPGLNPGMRGVLGGANGPSSDLSTGSSGGYPDFPASPASWLDEVDHGQF, via the exons aGATTCCTGTATGCGCGGGCTGTAATCAACACATCGTGGACCGCTTCATCCTCAAAGTGCTGGACCGCCATTGGCACAGCAAGTGCCTGAAATGCAGCGACTGCCAATCCCAACTAGCGGACAAGTGCTTCAGCCGGGAAGATAGAGTCTACTGCAAAGAAGACTTTTTTAA ATTTGGGACCAAATGCGCCGCGTGTCAGCAAGGTATTCCGCCGACGCAAGTGGTGAGGAGAGCGCAGGATTTCGTGTACCACCTGCACTGCTTCGCGTGCATCGTGTGCAAAAGGCAGCTCGCGACAGGTGACGAGTACTACTTGATGGAAGACAGCAGACTCGTGTGCAAGGCTGACTACGAAACCGCCaaacagagag AGGCAGACTCAACAGCGAAAAGGCCACGAACGACTATCACCGCCAAACAGCTCGAGACCCTGAAAAACGCTTACAACAACTCTCCAAAACCTGCCCGCCACGTCCGAGAACAGCTATCGTCAGAAACCGGCCTAGATATGCGTGTTGTTCAG GTCTGGTTTCAGAACAGGCGAGCAAAAGAGAAGAGGCTGAAGAAGGATGCAGGCAGACAGAGGTGGGGACAGTACTTCCGCAACATGAAGAGGTCGCGAGGCAGTTCAAAATCAGACAAGGACAGTATCCAGGAGGAGGGCATGGACAGCGACGCTGAGGTCTCCTTTACAG ATGAGCCACCCATGTCGGAGCTCAGCCACTCCAACGGCATCTACAGTGGCCTGAGCGAGTCGTCCCTGGCCATGGGGGGCCGCCAGGAGAGCAGCCACGGCCCCTTCCCCCTAGAGCATGGAGTCCTCCAGTCCCAGGACCAGTACCACAACATCCGCTCCAGCAGCCCCTACGGCCTACCCCAGTCTCCAGGCTCGCTTCAGGCCCTGCCCAGGCACCAgccccccatctccagcctggtCTACCCTGACTCCGGCCTGTCCATCATGACCCAAGGCGGGGCCCCCGGGCTGAACCCAGGCATGAGAGGAGTGTTGGGTGGCGCTAACGGCCCCAGCTCGGATCTGTCTACTGGCAGCAGTGGGGGCTACCCAGACTTCCCAGCGAGCCCGGCTTCCTGGTTGGATGAAGTGGACCACGGCCAGTTTTGA
- the LOC139552315 gene encoding LIM/homeobox protein Lhx3-like isoform X1 produces MLLEHPGSSCQNPGNFSRHSAGQEIPVCAGCNQHIVDRFILKVLDRHWHSKCLKCSDCQSQLADKCFSREDRVYCKEDFFKRFGTKCAACQQGIPPTQVVRRAQDFVYHLHCFACIVCKRQLATGDEYYLMEDSRLVCKADYETAKQREADSTAKRPRTTITAKQLETLKNAYNNSPKPARHVREQLSSETGLDMRVVQVWFQNRRAKEKRLKKDAGRQRWGQYFRNMKRSRGSSKSDKDSIQEEGMDSDAEVSFTDEPPMSELSHSNGIYSGLSESSLAMGGRQESSHGPFPLEHGVLQSQDQYHNIRSSSPYGLPQSPGSLQALPRHQPPISSLVYPDSGLSIMTQGGAPGLNPGMRGVLGGANGPSSDLSTGSSGGYPDFPASPASWLDEVDHGQF; encoded by the exons aGATTCCTGTATGCGCGGGCTGTAATCAACACATCGTGGACCGCTTCATCCTCAAAGTGCTGGACCGCCATTGGCACAGCAAGTGCCTGAAATGCAGCGACTGCCAATCCCAACTAGCGGACAAGTGCTTCAGCCGGGAAGATAGAGTCTACTGCAAAGAAGACTTTTTTAA GAGATTTGGGACCAAATGCGCCGCGTGTCAGCAAGGTATTCCGCCGACGCAAGTGGTGAGGAGAGCGCAGGATTTCGTGTACCACCTGCACTGCTTCGCGTGCATCGTGTGCAAAAGGCAGCTCGCGACAGGTGACGAGTACTACTTGATGGAAGACAGCAGACTCGTGTGCAAGGCTGACTACGAAACCGCCaaacagagag AGGCAGACTCAACAGCGAAAAGGCCACGAACGACTATCACCGCCAAACAGCTCGAGACCCTGAAAAACGCTTACAACAACTCTCCAAAACCTGCCCGCCACGTCCGAGAACAGCTATCGTCAGAAACCGGCCTAGATATGCGTGTTGTTCAG GTCTGGTTTCAGAACAGGCGAGCAAAAGAGAAGAGGCTGAAGAAGGATGCAGGCAGACAGAGGTGGGGACAGTACTTCCGCAACATGAAGAGGTCGCGAGGCAGTTCAAAATCAGACAAGGACAGTATCCAGGAGGAGGGCATGGACAGCGACGCTGAGGTCTCCTTTACAG ATGAGCCACCCATGTCGGAGCTCAGCCACTCCAACGGCATCTACAGTGGCCTGAGCGAGTCGTCCCTGGCCATGGGGGGCCGCCAGGAGAGCAGCCACGGCCCCTTCCCCCTAGAGCATGGAGTCCTCCAGTCCCAGGACCAGTACCACAACATCCGCTCCAGCAGCCCCTACGGCCTACCCCAGTCTCCAGGCTCGCTTCAGGCCCTGCCCAGGCACCAgccccccatctccagcctggtCTACCCTGACTCCGGCCTGTCCATCATGACCCAAGGCGGGGCCCCCGGGCTGAACCCAGGCATGAGAGGAGTGTTGGGTGGCGCTAACGGCCCCAGCTCGGATCTGTCTACTGGCAGCAGTGGGGGCTACCCAGACTTCCCAGCGAGCCCGGCTTCCTGGTTGGATGAAGTGGACCACGGCCAGTTTTGA